One Rattus norvegicus strain BN/NHsdMcwi chromosome 18, GRCr8, whole genome shotgun sequence DNA segment encodes these proteins:
- the Spink1l gene encoding serine protease inhibitor Kazal-type 1-like precursor (The RefSeq protein has 1 substitution compared to this genomic sequence): MKVAIIFLLSALALLNLAGNTTAKVIGKKANCPNTLIGCPRDYDPVCGTDGKTYANECILCFENRKFGTSIRIQRRGLC, encoded by the exons ATGAAGGTAGCAATTATCTTTCTTCTCAGTGCTTTGGCCCTGCTCAATTTAGCAG GTAACACTACAGCTAAGGTGATTGGGAAAAAG GCTAATTGCCCTAATACACTTGTTGGATGCCCCAGGGATTATGATCCTGTGTGTGGTACTGACGGAAAAACTTACGCCAATGAATGCATTCTATGCTTTGAAAACAG GAAATTTGGAACATCTATCCGCATTCAGAGGAGAGGGCTTTGCTGA